A single genomic interval of Prunus dulcis chromosome 5, ALMONDv2, whole genome shotgun sequence harbors:
- the LOC117629391 gene encoding uncharacterized protein LOC117629391 isoform X3, with the protein MDYDDNDFQSQNLHLAGEGNTNYPPVLRPYALPKFEFDDSLHGHLRFDSLVETEVFLGIESSETNHWIEDFSRGSSGIEFNSSAAESCSISRRNNVWSEATSSESVEMLLKSVGQEEIIPPQTIFEELDACKELRCLTKQMEPSFNNDDNILSQMEDVTDLQPTLPQDDIPENISGIEDVGVAQLRVEDASQTHEGKLSVAGNSGDLDPNALNGNDSPHVTKGSLLADGKCKDADPVDFDNLFDEPPDKREDSCASGMQIDGMTTSVQNIMAIGDELNNKDVQHNIKNVNEENPGGHVLSIETQNMNEKAGEKVTCHLENPHCSASEVESIELGIANQDSVINVEEQSSVILQGDSNLHMLGGCSDRVNGGVLADTNKCEDMVSDMGIDQSKLNTHDLSPIAYKIDTGYAVEVSNNNAEISSSLEPTLKGDSDLHMVDGCSDRECRGVPAETNKCEDMVLFKDTDTGDDNSKLNTHDLSSVVYRSDDRYAVEVSNSNAGISSSLESMLKVDSGQSSSKENASESSFRPDSEILVKKSEVSLSVIKENDVSKDESEENKEDHSNLFNLTATCSSAEIVSEAHLTGASKSPHDSFGVSGEKSNVDGASFSILGESTQICDENEVYRDGDVGDVNLDLSHIEKDSTQLFNESNNTELEIGGSVDKEFQPSSVCEGSAEKELIVPKLKHGADGNESVANVSLENPDLASCVTMDAVPSSSGNGTTTNINRSEVEAETSPDVGPHCDKKQETAYKMSKDASFPCIVSSTLAEIGPGSVSEVGKGVSCDTSGPLLCKRVDQSLPVTDSCNTECQNEPQTAVATEVSKRSTNEMEASSVQCESSENDGDGAGATIKDSFEKASANVKDPIMNCDTNVTQRGPSLLVEICGGSAKKVLEDTDTSEVSGDKGSAQDAVPSINSSTCSAALPESHTGFVAPESGRSSVDPHKPDCVSPKVVGTTEPFETKHELGNNKGPTNQSAPVSDTVGDGGNYSPNSRNPNGNDAFKDRGNGTSDVSLSADLPKADTANIVQRSPAIPSPKIVEGSKENSGSGQLDAKISQDISHGGPLVSGGDIGRGGSKSTPERRTRRAPSKATGKPSAKKGSMKATTPVRQSERGDKSISVSQNQSGIFQLVQPSETQPYGHVDGSIKPYSVLTTSTSSLPDLNTSAPQSVIFQQPFTDLQQVQLRAQIFVYGALIQGIAPEEAYMVSAFGGPDGGRGMWENAWRVCIERLHGQKSTPINPETPLQSRSELRFTGSRASDQVIKQGALHNKGLSSPVGRASTKGTPQTASPMIPISSPLWSISTPVCEGLQYSVIPRGSVMDYQQGFNPLHPFQTPSVKNLVGHNTTWMPQSSFRGPWLPSPVSSAEASMHFSAFPSTEAVQLTPIKEVSLPQLPTVKHVPSGPSAQTGGPISAFAGPSPLLDPKKVSASPGQHSADPKPRKRKKISPSEELGQISLQAQSQPESALTVAVVSSTTPSTLSSKAMPDKLIMSVPPMSSSDQLKKADLDLEQRATLSEETLAKVKEARQQAEEASSLAAAAVSHSQAIWNQLEKQKNSKLISDGEAKLASAAVAVAAAAAVAKAAAAAANVASNAALQAKLMAEEALDNYENPSPSMRMATPVSILRGEDGTNSSSSILVAAREAARRKVVAASAASKRAENLDAIVKAAELAAEAVSQAGTIVAMGDPLPLSELAEAGPEGYWKVPQVPSELITKSNDMVREQSNVGTVEEDADTSARHSKDRQSDKKEAQPTPHEKLPIPIEVNRESTEDHLRSVVGVSGFDIVNEKGSKGPKGRKVSEIGSKSALMTVENDFEKEEHASEESGIKEGSLVEVLKDGGGFGAAWFTANVLSLQDGKACVCYTELQSDEGSGKLQEWVALEGKEDKPPKIRIARPVTALGFEGTRKRRRAAMADYAWSVGDKVDAWIQDSWWEGVVTEKNKKDETILTVHFPAQGEKSVVKAWHLRPSLIWKDGEWVEWFSVRNDCVSHEGDMPQEKRPKLGSPAVEGKGKDKTSKSIDIVDSGKPEEPRLLNLSANEKVFNMGKNTRTENKPDPTRTIRTGLQKEGAKVVYGIPKPGKKRKFMEVSKHYVANQSTKINETNDSMKFAKYLMPQGSGSRGLKNTSKIDTREKQVTESKLKGLKSIKPQGVPSKSVPQKDNLLTDARTVSDGSSEMDHTGKIKDSVSRVDSVSGKHTLSQPEGPIVFSSLAPSSDFPSSNKVSASTAKSRSNKGNLAPAGAKLGKIEEGKVFSGNPAKSTSEVAEPRRSNRRIQPTSRLLEGLQSSLIITKIPSGSHDKGHRSQNRNASRGNNNG; encoded by the exons ATGGATTATGATGACAATGATTTTCAAAGCCAGAATCTTCATTTAGCTGGTGAAGGGAACACTAATTATCCTCCAGTTTTACGGCCATATGCTCTCCCcaagtttgaatttgatgataGCCTTCATGGGCATTTGAGATTTGATAGTCTGGTTGAAACTGAGGTTTTTCTTGGCATTGAGAGTAGCGAAACTAACCACTGGATTGAGGATTTCTCTCGTGGGAGTAGTGGGATAGAGTTTAATTCAAGTGCAGCAGAATCTTGCTCTATATCAAGGCGAAACAATGTCTGGTCTGAGGCCACTTCCTCAGAATCTGTTGAAATGCTATTAAAATCTGTTGGGCAGGAAGAAATTATTCCCCCTCAGACTATCTTTGAGGAATTAGATGCCTGTAAGGAATTGCGTTGCTTAACAAAGCAGATGGAGCCTAGTTTTAACAATGATGATAACATTCTTTCTCAAATGGAGGATGTTACAGATCTACAGCCTACATTACCACAGGATGATATTCCTGAGAACATTTCTGGCATAGAGGATGTAGGAGTAGCTCAGCTTCGGGTTGAGGATGCTTCACAAACTCATGAAGGTAAATTATCAGTTGCTGGAAATTCAGGTGACTTAGATCCAAATGCTTTAAATGGAAATGATAGCCCACATGTAACTAAAGGGAGTCTGCTTGCTGATGGGAAATGCAAAGATGCAGATCCGGTGGATTTTGAtaatttgtttgatgaaccaCCGGATAAAAGAGAAGATTCTTGTGCTTCAGGGATGCAAATTGATGGTATGACAACCTCTGTGCAAAATATTATGGCTATCGGTGATGAGTTGAATAATAAGGATGtccaacataatataaaaaatgttaATGAAGAGAATCCAGGCGGTCATGTATTGAGCATAGAGACACaaaacatgaatgaaaaagCAGGTGAAAAGGTTACCTGTCATTTGGAAAACCCACATTGTTCAGCATCTGAGGTGGAGTCTATTGAATTAGGAATTGCTAATCAAGACAGTGTTATTAATGTGGAGGAACAGTCTAGTGTAATACTGCAAGGGGATTCTAACTTGCATATGCTGGGTGGATGCAGTGACAGGGTAAATGGTGGAGTTCTTGCTGACACCAACAAATGTGAAGACATGGTCTCAGATATGGGTATTGATCAATCAAAATTAAACACGCATGACTTATCACCTATAGCTTACAAAATCGATACTGGGTATGCAGTTGAGGTTAGCAACAACAATGCTGAAATTTCTTCAAGTCTAGAACCTACGCTGAAAGGGGATTCTGACTTACATATGGTGGATGGATGCAGTGACAGGGAATGTCGCGGAGTTCCTGCTGAGACCAACAAATGTGAAGATATGGTATTGTTTAAAGACACAGATACGGGTGATGATAATTCTAAATTGAACACACATGATTTATCATCAGTGGTTTACAGAAGCGATGATAGGTATGCAGTTGAGGTCAGCAATAGCAATGCTGGAATTTCTTCAAGTCTAGAATCTATGCTGAAGGTGGATTCTGGACAGAGCAGCTCCAAGGAGAATGCATCAGAAAGTAGTTTCCGACCAGATAGTGaaattttggtcaaaaagtccgAGGTTTCTTTGTCAGTCATTAAGGAAAATGATGTTTCTAAGGATGAAAGTGAAGAGAATAAGGAAGATCACtctaatttgtttaatttaactGCAACTTGTTCTTCAGCTGAAATAGTTAGTGAAGCGCATCTGACTGGAGCTTCTAAAAGTCCTCATGATTCTTTTGGAGTTTCTGGAGAGAAATCAAATGTTGACGGTGCATCATTTTCTATTCTGGGGGAGTCTACACAAATATGTGATGAAAATGAAGTTTACAGGGATGGTGATGTTGGTGATGTTAACCTGGATCTCTCTCACATTGAAAAGGACAGTACACAATTGTTCAATGAGTCTAATAATACAGAATTGGAGATTGGTGGATCTGTTGATAAGGAATTTCAGCCCTCATCAGTTTGTGAAGGTAGCGCAGAAAAAGAGCTGATTGtcccaaaattaaaacatggtGCTGATGGCAATGAATCAG TGGCCAATGTTTCTTTGGAAAACCCTGATCTGGCTTCTTGTGTCACAATGGATGCAGTTCCCTCGTCTTCTGGGAATGGCACAACCACCAATATTAACCGCTCAGAGGTTGAAGCAGAGACTTCTCCTGATGTGGGACCACACTGtgacaaaaaacaagaaactgcaTATAAAATGTCGAAAGATGCTAGTTTTCCATGTATAGTGTCATCTACTTTGGCAGAGATTGGGCCTGGTTCTGTTTCGGAAGTGGGGAAAGGTGTTTCTTGTGATACTTCTGGACCGTTATTATGCAAGAGAGTTGATCAGTCTCTGCCAGTTACAGATAGTTGCAATACAGAATGCCAAAATGAACCTCAAACTGCTGTTGCTACTGAAGTGAGCAAGAGAAGCACAAATGAGATGGAAGCGTCTTCCGTTCAGTGTGAATCTTCagaaaatgatggtgatggtgctGGAGCAACCATAAAAGACAGTTTTGAGAAGGCATCTGCAAATGTAAAAG ATCCAATTATGAACTGCGATACGAATGTCACACAGCGTGGGCCTTCACTATTGGTGGAAATATGTGGTGGTTCTGCTAAAAAAGTATTGGAAGACACTGACACTTCTGAAGTGTCTGGAGATAAGGGTTCTGCACAGGATGCTGTGCCAAGCATTAATA GTTCTACTTGTTCTGCTGCTTTGCCTGAGTCTCATACTGGGTTTGTTGCACCAGAAAGCGGTCGAAGTTCTGTTGATCCCCACAAACCTGATTGTGTTTCTCCTAAGGTTGTTGGAACCACTGAGCCTTTTGAGACTAAACATGAATTAGGCAATAATAAGGGGCCCACAAATCAGAGTGCCCCAGTTTCTGACACTGTTGGGGATGGGGGCAATTATTCTCCTAATTCCCGGAATCCAAATGGAAATGATGCCTTCAAGGATCGGGGAAATGGCACTTCGGATGTCAGCTTATCTGCAGATTTGCCTAAAGCAGATACTGCCAACATCGTGCAGCGCTCTCCTGCTATTCCATCTCCCAAA attGTAGAGGGGTCTAAAGAAAATTCTGGCTCAGGCCAGCTGGATGCAAAAATCTCTCAAGATATTTCCCATGGAGGTCCACTAGTATCTGGTGGAGACATTGGACGTGGTGGTTCTAAAAGTACCCCTGAGCGAAGAACAAGGAGAGCACCTAGCAAGGCAACAGGTAAACCGAGTGCTAAAAAGGGAAGTATGAAAGCAACAACTCCTGTGAGACAATCAGAAAGAGGGGACAAATCAATCAGTGTGTCCCAGAACCAATCGGGAATCTTCCAGCTTGTGCAACCTAGTGAGACGCAGCCCTATGGGCATGTGGATGGTTCAATAAAGCCTTATTCTGTTCTTACTACTTCAACATCTAGTCTGCCAGATCTGAATACTTCTGCTCCACAATCTGTAATATTTCAACAGCCATTCACCGACTTGCAGCAAGTGCAATTACGTGCTCAGATCTTTGTTTATGGAGCTTTGAT TCAAGGGATAGCACCTGAAGAAGCTTATATGGTGTCAGCATTTGGGGGACCTG atGGTGGACGGGGCATGTGGGAGAATGCCTGGCGTGTGTGCATAGAGAGGCTACATGGTCAAAAATCTACTCCAATTAATCCAGAAACCCCATTGCAATCACGTTCCg AATTGAGATTTACAGGTTCTAGGGCTTCTGATCAAGTAATTAAACAAGGTGCATTACACAATAAAGGTCTTTCCTCACCTGTTGGTCGAGCCAGCACGAAGGGTACTCCACAAACAGCAAGCCCAATGATACCTATTTCATCACCACTTTGGAGTATTTCTACCCCTGTTTGTGAGGGCCTGCAATATAGTGTGATTCCGAGAGGCTCAGTTATGGATTATCAGCAGGGATTTAATCCATTACATCCTTTTCAAACACCATCTGTAAAGAACCTTGTTGGCCATAATACTACATGGATGCCTCAGTCCTCTTTCCGGGGTCCCTGGCTTCCTTCTCCAGTGTCTTCAGCTGAAGCTAGTATGCATTTTTCAGCATTTCCTAGCACGGAAGCAGTGCAGTTGACTCCTATAAAAGAAGTATCTTTGCCACAATTGCCTACTGTAAAACATGTTCCTTCTGGTCCTTCTGCTCAGACTGGGGGTCCAATCAGTGCTTTTGCAGGGCCTTCTCCACTGCTTGACCCAAAGAAGGTGTCAGCATCACCTGGCCAGCATTCTGCTGATCCAAAGcctagaaaaagaaagaagatttcACCGTCTGAGGAACTTGGTCAGATTAGTTTGCAAGCTCAATCTCAACCTGAGTCAGCTTTAACAGTTGCTGTTGTTAGTAGTACTACCCCAAGTACCCTTTCGTCTAAGGCCATGCCAGATAAATTGATTATGTCTGTGCCTCCTATGTCTTCCTCTGATCAACTCAAAAAAGCAGATCTGGATTTGGAGCAGAGGGCAACTTTATCAGAGGAGACGCTTGCTAAAGTTAAGGAGGCTAGGCAACAGGCAGAGGAAGCTTCTTCTCTTGCTGCTGCAGCTGTTAGTCACAGCCAAGCAATATGGAATCAGTTGGAGAAGCAAAAGAACTCCAAATTGATATCAGATGGTGAAGCTAAGTTAGCTTCTGCTGCTGTAGCTgtagctgctgctgctgctgttgcaaAGGCAGCAGCTGCAGCTGCCAATGTTGCATCAAATGCTGCATTGCAAGCAAAATTGATGGCCGAAGAAGCCTTGGATAATTATGAGAATCCAAGCCCAAGTATGAGAATGGCTACTCCTGTGTCCATTTTAAGAGGTGAGGATGGAACAAACAGTTCGAGTTCGATCCTTGTTGCTGCCAGGGAGGCTGCTAGGAGGAAGGTTGTAGCTGCATCTGCAGCCTCAAAGCGAGCTGAAAATTTGGATGCCATTGTAAAAGCTGCTGAGCTGGCCGCAGAAGCTGTTTCACAAGCTGGAACAATTGTTGCAATGGGTGATCCTTTGCCATTGAGTGAGTTAGCAGAAGCTGGTCCAGAGGGTTATTGGAAAGTACCCCAAGTTCCTTCAGAGCTCATTACAAAATCAAATGACATGGTGAGAGAACAATCAAATGTAGGTACTGTTGAAGAAGATGCTGATACTTCTGCTAGGCATTCTAAAGATCGACAATCAGATAAGAAAGAAGCGCAGCCAACTCCACATGAGAAGTTGCCTATTCCAATAGAGGTAAATAGGGAATCAACAGAGGATCATTTGAGATCGGTAGTTGGCGTCTCGGGCTTCGATATAGTCAACGAAAAAGGGTCAAAAGGACCAAAAGGCCGCAAAGTTTCTGAGATCGGATCAAAGTCTGCTTTGATGACTGTTGAGAatgattttgaaaaagaagaacacGCATCTGAAGAAAGTGGCATCAAGGAGGGTTCTCTAGTAGAG GTTCTCAAAGATGGGGGTGGATTTGGAGCAGCCTGGTTCACAGCTAATGTATTGAGTTTGCAGGATGGTAAAGCTTGTGTGTGTTACACTGAGCTTCAGTCAGATGAAG GTTCAGGGAAACTACAGGAATGGGTGGCACTTGAAGGCAAAGAAGATAAGCCACCGAAAATTCGCATTGCCCGCCCTGTTACCGCTTTGGGATTTGAAGGAACAAGGAAAAGGCGCAGAGCAGCGATGGCAGATTATGCTTGGTCTGTTGGAGATAAAGTTGATGCATGGATACAGGACAG CTGGTGGGAAGGAGTTGTCActgagaaaaacaagaaagatgAAACTATATTAACTGTCCACTTTCCAG CTCAAGGGGAAAAGTCAGTTGTTAAAGCTTGGCATCTTCGGCCTTCTCTCATTTGGAAGGATGGGGAATGGGTTGAATGGTTCAGTGTACGAAATGACTGCGTTTCCCATGAG GGTGACATGCCCCAGGAAAAGCGACCCAAATTGGGCAGTCCTGCAGTGGAAGGCAAAGGGAAGGATAAGACATCAAAAAGCATTGATATTGTAGATTCAGGGAAACCTGAAGAGCCAAGGTTACTGAATTTATCTGCAAATGAAAAGGTATTTAATATGGGTAAGAATACCAGAACTGAGAACAAGCCTGATCCAACCAGAACAATTCGGACTGGGTTGCAGAAGGAAGGAGCCAAGGTGGTTTATGGTATTCCCAAGCctggaaagaagagaaaatttaTGGAAGTTAGCAAACATTATGTGGCAAATCAGAGTACTAAGATTAATGAAACTAATGATTCAATGAAATTTGCGAAATACTTGATGCCTCAAGGATCGGGTTCCCGTGGATTGAAAAATACATCTAAAATTGACACAAGGGAAAAGCAGGTGACTGAATCCAAGCTGAAGGGTCTTAAATCTATAAAGCCGCAAGGTGTGCCAAGTAAATCTGTTCCACAGAAGGACAACCTCTTAACAGATGCACGTACTGTCTCTGATGGTTCAAGTGAAATGGACCATACAGGAAAGATCAAGGATTCTGTAAGCCGTGTTGACAGTGTATCTGGAAAGCATACCCTATCACAACCAGAGGGCCCAatcgtattttcttcactAGCTCCCTCATCTGATTTTCCTTCCTCCAACAAAGTGTCCGCATCAACTGCTAAATCTCGGTCAAACAAAGGAAACCTTGCACCTGCTGGTGCAAAGTTGGGTAAAATTGAGGAGGGAAAAGTGTTCAGCGGTAATCCTGCAAAGTCGACTTCTGAAGTTGCCGAGCCTCGTAGATCAAATCGCAGAATTCAGCCGACATCAAGA CTATTGGAAGGACTGCAAAGCTCGTTGATCATCACAAAGATTCCTTCTGGTTCACATGACAAAGGTCACCGAAGTCAGAACCGGAATGCTTCTAGAG GGAATAACAACGGTTGA